A region of Paractinoplanes abujensis DNA encodes the following proteins:
- a CDS encoding ATP-dependent DNA helicase: protein MVAAIDKAIREREHLLVQAGTGTGKSLAYLTPSLLVDGPVVVSTATLALQNQLVEHDLPRLAAAVEPVLGRRPTFAVLKGRHHYLCVAKMEHADEEEPTDTLFDDAPPKATQWLGEAGRLGKQIQRLQAWAEKTKTGDRDELDPGVDDTAWRQVSMPARDCVGAQRCPYGPECFAEASRARAREADIVVTNHSLLAVDMLAERHIVPPHKLLIIDEAHELADRVSSASQAELTPEAIERSSRRARTLIPPAAAEALAEAADALTVGLAETPAGRITAGLPELLQQAVMLTESATRAGLTAIGDVKSDDPDPVRKQQAKAALDDLNDTAQRLLEESDFDVAWVEKSDTGSGRRALVVAPLSVAGTLAQGLYSDRTVVATSATLTLGGRFDTVARSLGLPAASPAPPADPQSPASGDGWTSLDVGSPFDYPRQGILYVAAHLPRPQMSGLPAAAGEELVKLVEALGGRTLGLFSSRRAATQAAELLRARTDLPILLQGEEALPVLVRRFKEDKASCLFGVMSLWQGVDVPGDACQLVVIDRLPFPRPDEPLAAARAAAVDAGGGSGFASVSVPIAAIRLAQGVGRLIRSTGDKGVVAVLDSRLETARGYGAFLRKSLPPFWYTTRPDVALGALQRLAGK, encoded by the coding sequence ATGGTCGCCGCCATCGACAAGGCGATACGCGAGCGTGAGCACCTGCTCGTGCAGGCGGGCACGGGCACCGGCAAGAGCCTGGCCTACCTCACTCCGTCGCTGCTCGTCGACGGGCCCGTGGTCGTCTCCACGGCCACCCTGGCCCTGCAGAATCAGCTGGTCGAGCACGACCTCCCCCGTCTCGCGGCGGCGGTCGAGCCGGTGCTCGGCCGCAGACCCACCTTCGCTGTGCTCAAGGGCCGCCACCACTACCTTTGCGTGGCCAAGATGGAACACGCCGATGAAGAAGAGCCGACCGACACGCTCTTCGACGACGCGCCGCCCAAGGCCACCCAGTGGCTCGGCGAGGCGGGCCGGCTGGGCAAGCAGATCCAGCGCCTGCAGGCCTGGGCCGAGAAGACGAAGACCGGCGACCGCGACGAGCTCGACCCGGGCGTCGACGACACGGCCTGGCGTCAGGTGTCGATGCCCGCGCGGGACTGCGTCGGTGCCCAACGATGCCCGTACGGGCCGGAGTGTTTCGCCGAGGCGTCGCGCGCCCGCGCCCGCGAGGCCGACATCGTGGTCACCAACCACAGCCTGCTCGCGGTCGACATGCTGGCCGAGCGGCACATCGTGCCCCCGCACAAGCTGCTGATCATCGACGAGGCCCACGAGCTGGCCGACCGCGTCTCCTCCGCCTCGCAGGCCGAGCTGACCCCCGAGGCGATCGAGCGCTCGTCCCGCCGCGCCCGCACGCTGATCCCGCCCGCGGCCGCCGAGGCGCTGGCCGAGGCGGCCGACGCGCTGACCGTGGGCCTGGCCGAGACGCCGGCCGGCCGCATCACCGCCGGCCTGCCCGAGCTGCTGCAGCAGGCCGTCATGCTGACCGAGTCGGCCACCCGGGCCGGGCTCACGGCCATCGGCGACGTCAAGAGCGACGACCCCGATCCCGTTCGCAAGCAGCAGGCCAAGGCGGCCCTGGACGATCTCAACGACACGGCGCAGCGGCTGCTCGAGGAATCCGACTTCGACGTGGCCTGGGTCGAGAAGTCCGACACCGGCAGCGGTCGGCGCGCGCTGGTCGTGGCCCCCCTCTCGGTCGCCGGCACGCTGGCCCAGGGCCTCTACTCCGACCGCACGGTGGTGGCGACCTCGGCCACGCTGACCCTGGGCGGCCGGTTCGACACCGTGGCCCGCTCGCTCGGCCTGCCCGCGGCCTCGCCCGCCCCGCCGGCCGACCCGCAGTCACCCGCCTCCGGTGACGGCTGGACGTCGCTGGACGTCGGCTCCCCGTTCGACTATCCGCGCCAGGGCATCCTCTACGTGGCGGCCCATCTGCCCCGCCCGCAGATGTCCGGCCTGCCCGCGGCGGCCGGGGAGGAGCTGGTCAAGCTGGTCGAGGCCCTGGGCGGCCGCACGCTGGGCCTGTTCTCGTCACGCCGGGCCGCCACTCAGGCCGCCGAGCTGCTGCGCGCCCGCACCGACCTGCCGATCCTGCTGCAGGGCGAGGAGGCGCTGCCGGTGCTGGTCCGCCGCTTCAAGGAGGACAAGGCGAGCTGCCTGTTCGGGGTCATGTCGCTGTGGCAGGGCGTCGACGTGCCGGGCGACGCCTGCCAGCTCGTGGTGATCGACCGGCTGCCCTTCCCGCGGCCCGACGAGCCCCTGGCCGCGGCCCGCGCGGCCGCGGTCGACGCCGGCGGCGGTTCCGGCTTCGCCTCGGTCAGCGTCCCGATCGCGGCCATCCGCCTGGCCCAGGGCGTGGGCCGCCTGATCCGCTCGACGGGCGACAAGGGCGTGGTGGCCGTCCTCGACTCCCGCCTCGAGACGGCCCGTGGTTACGGCGCCTTCCTGCGCAAGTCGTTGCCCCCGTTCTGGTACACGACGCGCCCCGACGTGGCCCTGGGCGCCCTGCAACGCCTGGCCGGCAAGTGA
- a CDS encoding NUDIX hydrolase produces MRQIACTFLVDGSGALLLQLRDGNTTYYPHVWGLPGGSVEAGETPAEAAERELWEETSLRLSTPLTLFATQPLEEEGRVKHYFYAPTTARQADVVLGEGAAMVFVPAAEVPGREFTPGTADMIDRFLASAAYSALRARGGDAA; encoded by the coding sequence GTGCGGCAGATCGCCTGCACCTTTCTGGTCGACGGCTCGGGCGCGCTGTTGCTGCAGCTCCGCGACGGCAACACGACGTACTACCCGCATGTGTGGGGCCTGCCCGGCGGCTCGGTCGAAGCGGGCGAGACCCCCGCCGAGGCGGCCGAACGCGAGCTGTGGGAGGAGACGTCGCTGCGGCTGTCCACCCCGCTGACGCTCTTCGCCACTCAGCCACTCGAAGAGGAGGGCCGGGTGAAGCACTACTTCTACGCCCCGACGACCGCTCGTCAGGCCGACGTCGTGCTGGGTGAGGGCGCGGCCATGGTCTTCGTGCCGGCCGCCGAGGTGCCGGGCCGCGAGTTCACGCCCGGCACGGCCGACATGATCGACCGGTTCCTGGCCTCGGCCGCCTACAGCGCCCTGCGGGCCCGCGGCGGGGACGCGGCGTGA
- a CDS encoding DsrE family protein, translating to MLAAMTRLLVVKATAGADAPERCSQAFTVASTALSSGVDVSFWLTGESTWFALPGRAAEFELPHAAPLPDLLDLLLSAGQVTACTQCAARRDITPDKVLPGIRIAGAAVFVEEIMSDGAQALVY from the coding sequence ATGCTGGCCGCCATGACACGCTTGCTGGTCGTCAAGGCAACCGCGGGCGCGGACGCGCCGGAGCGCTGCTCGCAGGCATTTACTGTGGCCAGTACGGCCCTGTCGTCCGGGGTGGACGTCTCGTTCTGGCTCACCGGCGAGTCGACGTGGTTCGCCCTGCCGGGCCGGGCCGCCGAGTTCGAGCTGCCGCACGCGGCGCCGCTGCCCGACCTGCTCGACCTGCTGCTGTCGGCCGGGCAGGTGACGGCCTGCACGCAGTGTGCGGCCCGGCGCGACATCACCCCCGACAAGGTGCTGCCGGGCATCCGGATCGCCGGGGCGGCCGTCTTCGTCGAGGAGATCATGTCGGACGGTGCGCAGGCCCTCGTCTACTGA
- the mtfM gene encoding small membrane protein MtfM, which translates to MVTEIGFVSLLVAGLGALAGGFGYLAMRVSRGRW; encoded by the coding sequence ATGGTTACGGAAATTGGGTTCGTGAGCCTGCTGGTCGCCGGTCTCGGCGCGCTGGCGGGCGGGTTCGGCTATCTGGCGATGCGGGTCTCGAGGGGGCGTTGGTGA
- a CDS encoding FABP family protein translates to MSDQQENPLGPPPWLNAPPVDPYPYEETHDLRQGADLNPALLGLLPFVGLWRGRGQGGFPAEKDYDFAQEVRISHDGRPFLRYESRSWLLDDESKPAGEWIVESGFWRPVLDAEGRATDDMEAVIVTPEGTVEIYVGNTVGTTRLEIDTDAVAYTPTGQHLTGARRLFGIVEGALLYAHEVSVDKSELQPHMSARLLRVGG, encoded by the coding sequence GTGAGCGATCAGCAGGAAAATCCGCTGGGCCCGCCGCCCTGGCTGAACGCCCCTCCCGTCGACCCCTATCCGTACGAGGAGACGCACGACCTGCGTCAGGGCGCCGACCTCAACCCGGCGCTGCTCGGCCTGCTGCCCTTCGTCGGGTTGTGGCGCGGCCGCGGTCAGGGCGGCTTCCCGGCCGAGAAGGACTACGACTTCGCCCAGGAGGTGCGGATCAGCCACGACGGCCGTCCGTTCCTGCGCTACGAGTCGCGCTCCTGGCTGCTCGACGACGAGTCGAAGCCGGCCGGCGAGTGGATCGTCGAGTCCGGCTTCTGGCGCCCGGTGCTCGACGCCGAGGGCCGCGCGACCGACGACATGGAAGCCGTCATCGTCACCCCCGAGGGCACGGTCGAGATCTATGTCGGCAACACCGTGGGCACCACCCGGCTCGAGATCGACACCGACGCGGTGGCGTACACGCCGACCGGCCAGCATCTGACCGGCGCACGGCGGCTCTTCGGCATCGTCGAGGGTGCGCTGCTCTACGCGCACGAGGTGTCGGTCGACAAGAGCGAGTTGCAGCCGCACATGTCGGCGCGACTGCTCAGGGTCGGCGGTTGA
- a CDS encoding Fur family transcriptional regulator: protein MLRERGLRLTPQRQLILEAVHELGHATPEQVHHHVRERAAGVNITTVYRTLELLEELGLVNHTHLSHGSPTYHTAGEDQHVHLVCRGCGSISEVDPSVMEPVTDRLLSERDFRVDVGHVSLFGVCGDCKE, encoded by the coding sequence ATGCTCCGTGAGCGTGGCCTGCGGCTGACCCCGCAGCGCCAGCTGATCCTGGAGGCGGTGCACGAGCTGGGCCACGCCACCCCCGAGCAGGTGCACCACCATGTGCGCGAACGTGCCGCCGGGGTCAACATCACCACCGTCTATCGCACCCTCGAGCTGCTCGAAGAGCTCGGGCTGGTCAACCACACGCACCTGTCGCACGGGTCGCCGACCTATCACACGGCGGGTGAGGATCAGCACGTTCACCTCGTCTGCCGTGGATGTGGGTCGATCAGTGAGGTAGACCCGAGTGTGATGGAGCCGGTGACCGACCGGCTGCTGAGCGAGCGTGACTTCCGCGTCGACGTGGGGCACGTGTCGCTCTTCGGCGTTTGCGGTGACTGCAAGGAGTAA
- the ygfZ gene encoding CAF17-like 4Fe-4S cluster assembly/insertion protein YgfZ has protein sequence MTVVMVEDLDPSSADAGVPAHYGDPMREQRTLATAVGLVDRSNRDVIAVPGEERASWLHTLTTQHLSDLSAGQGTELLVLSPNGHVEQHAMVTEDGTTTWLDTEPGAGAGLLKYLEMMRFFTKVEPRDATSELAVLSLVGPGAADVIPGLAEPRINTVPGAKFAAGDVPPGSTSFYAVRETAFGLARRVPLGIDLLVPRAEKTAVIEKLGLPPAGLWAYEALRVEQRTPRLGWETDHRTIPAEAEFLAAAVHLDKGCYRGQETVARVHHLGRPPRRLALLHFDGIATDQPPVKGTPVVREGREVGFIGTAVRHHELGLIALAVLKRTATDGLTVGDSVVAVDEH, from the coding sequence ATGACCGTGGTGATGGTCGAGGACCTGGACCCCTCGTCCGCCGACGCCGGGGTGCCGGCGCACTACGGCGACCCGATGCGCGAGCAACGCACACTGGCCACCGCCGTGGGTCTGGTCGACCGGTCGAACCGTGACGTGATCGCCGTGCCCGGCGAGGAGCGTGCCTCCTGGCTGCACACCCTGACCACTCAGCACCTGTCTGACCTGTCGGCCGGGCAGGGCACCGAGCTGCTGGTCCTCTCGCCGAACGGCCACGTCGAGCAGCACGCGATGGTGACCGAGGACGGCACGACCACGTGGCTGGACACCGAGCCGGGCGCGGGCGCGGGCCTGCTCAAATACCTCGAAATGATGCGCTTCTTCACCAAGGTGGAGCCGCGCGACGCGACGTCGGAGCTGGCCGTTCTGTCGCTCGTGGGCCCGGGCGCGGCCGACGTCATCCCCGGGCTGGCCGAGCCGCGGATCAACACGGTGCCGGGCGCGAAGTTCGCCGCCGGTGACGTGCCGCCGGGATCAACGAGCTTCTACGCCGTACGGGAAACCGCATTCGGCCTGGCCCGCCGGGTGCCGCTCGGGATCGACCTGCTCGTCCCGCGCGCGGAGAAGACGGCGGTGATCGAGAAGCTGGGCCTGCCGCCGGCCGGTCTGTGGGCCTACGAGGCGCTCCGTGTCGAGCAGCGCACTCCCCGGCTGGGCTGGGAGACCGACCACCGCACCATCCCGGCCGAGGCCGAGTTCCTGGCGGCCGCCGTGCACCTCGACAAGGGCTGCTATCGCGGCCAGGAGACGGTGGCCCGCGTGCATCACCTGGGCCGGCCGCCGCGCCGCCTGGCCCTGCTGCACTTCGACGGCATCGCCACCGACCAGCCCCCGGTCAAGGGCACCCCGGTGGTCCGTGAGGGTCGCGAGGTCGGCTTCATCGGCACCGCCGTGCGTCACCACGAGCTGGGTCTGATCGCCCTGGCCGTGCTCAAGCGCACCGCGACCGACGGTCTGACCGTGGGCGATTCCGTGGTGGCGGTCGACGAACACTAA
- a CDS encoding 3-keto-5-aminohexanoate cleavage protein has translation MTGTVITVAPTGAESSKADVPALPVTLDELVATAKECEALGAAIIHVHIRDAEAAPTLDQGRLRATVTALRESTGLIVQLSSGGAVTDPESDRLAVLDAGPEMASCTMGTVNFGDGVFLNRWEFIVDLHARMQERGIVPEYEIFDLGQLASLQRLLSRHGLPFGGHVHVDLVMGVPGGMPGTAAALVACEQALRDLPEGTTFSATGIGRSTIPVMLASLSAGGHLRVGLEDTITYAKGRPVESNMQLVARAVGFAQLAQRPPLTARETRELLGIPAR, from the coding sequence ATGACCGGGACCGTGATCACCGTTGCTCCGACCGGCGCCGAAAGCAGCAAGGCCGATGTGCCCGCGCTGCCCGTCACGCTCGACGAACTCGTGGCCACCGCCAAGGAGTGCGAAGCGCTGGGCGCTGCCATCATCCACGTGCACATCCGCGACGCCGAGGCCGCGCCGACCCTCGACCAGGGCCGGCTGCGCGCCACCGTGACCGCCCTGCGCGAGTCGACCGGCCTGATCGTGCAGCTCTCCTCGGGCGGCGCGGTCACCGACCCCGAGTCCGACCGGCTGGCCGTGCTCGATGCCGGGCCCGAGATGGCCTCCTGCACCATGGGCACGGTCAACTTCGGTGACGGTGTGTTCCTGAACCGCTGGGAGTTCATCGTCGACCTGCACGCCCGCATGCAGGAGCGCGGCATCGTGCCCGAGTACGAGATCTTCGACCTGGGCCAGCTGGCGTCGCTGCAGCGGCTGCTGAGCCGCCACGGGTTGCCCTTCGGCGGTCACGTGCACGTCGACCTGGTGATGGGGGTGCCGGGTGGCATGCCGGGCACGGCCGCCGCGCTGGTCGCATGCGAGCAGGCCCTGCGTGATCTGCCCGAGGGCACCACGTTCTCGGCCACCGGCATCGGGCGCTCGACGATTCCGGTCATGCTGGCCTCGCTGAGCGCGGGTGGGCATCTGCGGGTCGGCCTGGAGGACACGATCACGTACGCCAAGGGCCGCCCGGTCGAGTCGAACATGCAGCTGGTGGCCCGGGCCGTCGGCTTCGCGCAGCTGGCCCAGCGGCCGCCGCTGACCGCGCGTGAGACCCGCGAGCTGCTGGGTATCCCGGCCCGATGA
- a CDS encoding asparaginase produces the protein MIIAQVLRSGFVESVHHGSVFSSAGSRGDVTTPIFPRSSNKPLQTVGMLRAGFVPRDGADLALISGSHFGEPFHVRRVSEILTAAGLDAGALRCPASLPLAEDARDDWLRAGGGPERVLMNCSGKHAGMLATCVANDWPLESYLDPAHPLQVAIARAVADLAGENIAAVGVDGCGAPVLALSLTGLARAFERLVSAEPGSHERRVADEMRARPELVAGTGADDTVLMAAVPGLLAKGGAEGVVAVAVPGAGAIAIKVDDGGMRARTPVLLDELDKLGVQAPVMEELILGGGEPVGRVRPVR, from the coding sequence ATGATCATCGCTCAGGTCCTGCGCTCGGGCTTCGTCGAAAGCGTCCACCACGGCTCGGTCTTCTCCAGCGCGGGCAGCCGCGGCGACGTGACCACGCCGATCTTCCCGCGCTCGTCGAACAAGCCGCTGCAGACGGTCGGCATGCTCCGGGCCGGTTTCGTGCCGCGCGACGGCGCCGACCTGGCCCTGATCAGCGGCAGCCACTTCGGCGAGCCGTTCCACGTGCGCCGGGTCTCGGAGATCCTCACGGCGGCCGGCCTGGACGCCGGCGCCCTGCGCTGCCCGGCGTCGCTGCCGCTGGCCGAGGACGCCCGGGACGACTGGCTGCGCGCGGGCGGCGGCCCCGAGCGGGTGCTGATGAACTGCTCGGGCAAACACGCCGGCATGCTCGCGACCTGCGTGGCCAACGACTGGCCGCTCGAGTCGTATCTTGACCCCGCGCATCCCCTGCAGGTGGCGATCGCCCGCGCGGTGGCCGACCTGGCCGGCGAGAACATCGCCGCCGTGGGGGTGGACGGCTGCGGCGCGCCGGTGCTCGCGCTGTCGCTGACCGGCCTCGCGCGCGCGTTCGAGCGGCTGGTCTCGGCCGAGCCGGGCAGCCACGAGCGCCGGGTGGCCGACGAGATGCGGGCCCGTCCCGAGTTGGTGGCGGGCACCGGGGCGGACGACACCGTGCTCATGGCGGCCGTGCCGGGCCTGCTGGCCAAGGGCGGTGCCGAGGGCGTGGTGGCTGTGGCCGTGCCCGGGGCGGGGGCGATCGCCATCAAGGTCGACGACGGGGGAATGCGGGCGCGCACCCCCGTACTCCTCGACGAGCTGGACAAACTCGGTGTCCAGGCGCCGGTGATGGAGGAGTTGATCCTGGGCGGGGGAGAGCCGGTGGGCCGGGTGCGGCCGGTGCGGTGA
- a CDS encoding DUF2516 family protein, which produces MASSAPIFYAAVVGYLNLLVLILSLVVQAVALIHCLTQKGDGFQAIGTLPKGAWAAILAICIVLTLLLQSAIGIFGLIGIAAALIYLLDVRPGLKDLSDGKGFW; this is translated from the coding sequence ATGGCCTCCTCCGCGCCGATCTTCTACGCCGCCGTCGTCGGCTACCTCAACCTGCTCGTCCTCATCCTTTCGCTGGTCGTTCAGGCGGTCGCGCTGATCCACTGCCTGACCCAGAAGGGCGACGGATTCCAGGCCATCGGCACTCTGCCCAAGGGTGCGTGGGCGGCGATCCTCGCCATCTGCATCGTGCTGACCCTGCTGCTGCAGAGCGCGATCGGCATCTTCGGCCTGATCGGCATCGCCGCCGCGCTGATCTACCTGCTCGACGTCCGTCCCGGCCTCAAGGACCTGTCGGACGGCAAAGGCTTCTGGTGA
- a CDS encoding alpha/beta fold hydrolase, translating into MRRFGPPPPDGGPRLHRADPTGPRSGRPTLPGPPTEILPTPSGVRLEQLITGVGEPVTVFAHGLGGDISGTRPLGSAVTGRRVFFHFRGHGRSDAPVGPWSFADLADDLRGVADLTGATRALGVSMGAGALSRLIGDTPDRFERVVFYLPAPLDGTRPAAAEARVERLLAAVESGEAASIAAAVEAELPPSVRNTPAGWSHLRQRVEQLQRDGLASELTTLWHEPAVPDESLLRAFRGRALVLGCLGDEVHPAAWAERLAGLLPGADLHVYDRPAVLWNNRAELRTRISEFLNS; encoded by the coding sequence GTGAGGCGCTTCGGGCCGCCGCCACCCGACGGCGGGCCCCGCCTGCACCGGGCTGACCCGACCGGGCCGCGCTCGGGTCGTCCGACCCTCCCGGGCCCGCCGACCGAGATCCTTCCCACCCCTTCCGGCGTACGGCTGGAGCAGTTGATCACCGGTGTCGGTGAGCCCGTCACCGTCTTCGCGCACGGGCTGGGCGGCGACATCTCCGGCACCCGCCCGCTGGGCAGCGCGGTCACCGGCCGCCGAGTGTTCTTCCACTTCCGCGGGCATGGCCGCTCCGACGCTCCGGTAGGGCCCTGGAGTTTCGCCGACCTGGCCGACGACCTGCGCGGCGTGGCCGACCTGACCGGCGCGACCCGGGCGCTCGGCGTCAGCATGGGCGCGGGCGCCCTGTCCCGGCTGATCGGCGACACGCCCGACCGGTTCGAGCGGGTCGTCTTCTATCTGCCCGCGCCGCTCGACGGCACCCGGCCCGCGGCCGCCGAGGCCCGTGTGGAACGGCTGCTGGCCGCGGTCGAGTCGGGGGAGGCGGCGTCGATCGCGGCGGCCGTCGAAGCGGAACTGCCGCCCTCGGTGCGCAACACGCCGGCCGGGTGGAGCCACCTGCGCCAGCGGGTCGAGCAGTTGCAGCGGGACGGGCTGGCCTCCGAGCTGACCACCCTGTGGCACGAGCCCGCGGTGCCCGACGAGTCGTTGCTGCGGGCCTTCCGCGGGCGGGCGCTGGTGCTGGGCTGCCTGGGCGACGAGGTGCATCCGGCGGCCTGGGCCGAACGGCTGGCCGGGCTGCTGCCCGGGGCCGACCTGCACGTCTACGACAGGCCGGCGGTCCTGTGGAACAACCGGGCCGAGCTGCGAACGCGCATCTCGGAGTTTCTGAATTCCTAG
- a CDS encoding PKD domain-containing protein, with protein MKLVYRRALPALFAASLAVGIASPALAAGEPPTGTYALNTNAVWAGQSVTLTQSALADDDTEPANISRVISWGDGTAAQTAEAGSTSWTHKYATTGSFTVSVTLNDGTVAGTGTLASATVAVTAPEGTLGWQKNPIYTNTYIGSDNLPHDYSVEGVFTPTGLPADTDEAWVNWPDNEFTLLRKGATAPTAPHYFTKGSFAPKVQLKNKFGEATERAATPLNVVYDKTAPKVAVKYPASPSKASSWTTVRGTASDAHAGVDYVSTLVLKWTDAKGMYIYNFQTKSWLRYTGQELDTLPDGIEDRAKVAANGTWATKPVAGLSKGWHLEIWPVAIDKVANWSNPKYYVPVWLAS; from the coding sequence ATGAAACTCGTTTACCGCCGCGCCCTACCTGCCCTTTTTGCCGCGTCCCTGGCCGTGGGCATCGCCTCGCCCGCGCTCGCGGCCGGCGAGCCGCCGACGGGCACGTACGCGCTGAACACGAACGCTGTCTGGGCTGGCCAGTCGGTGACGCTCACGCAGAGCGCCCTGGCCGACGACGACACGGAGCCCGCGAACATCAGCCGCGTCATCAGCTGGGGTGACGGCACCGCCGCGCAGACCGCCGAGGCCGGTTCGACGAGTTGGACGCACAAGTACGCCACCACCGGCAGCTTCACCGTGAGCGTCACGCTTAACGACGGCACCGTCGCGGGCACCGGCACGCTCGCGTCGGCCACGGTCGCGGTGACCGCGCCGGAGGGCACGCTGGGCTGGCAGAAGAACCCGATCTACACCAACACGTACATCGGCTCCGACAATCTTCCCCACGACTACAGCGTCGAGGGGGTCTTCACCCCGACCGGTCTGCCGGCCGACACCGACGAGGCGTGGGTGAACTGGCCCGACAACGAGTTCACGCTGCTGCGCAAGGGCGCCACGGCCCCAACGGCGCCGCACTACTTCACCAAGGGCTCCTTCGCGCCGAAGGTGCAGCTCAAGAACAAGTTCGGCGAAGCCACCGAGCGCGCCGCGACGCCGCTCAACGTCGTCTACGACAAGACGGCACCCAAGGTCGCTGTGAAGTATCCGGCCAGCCCGAGCAAGGCGAGCTCGTGGACGACCGTCCGGGGCACGGCGAGCGACGCGCACGCCGGCGTGGACTATGTGAGCACGCTGGTCCTCAAGTGGACCGACGCCAAGGGCATGTACATCTACAACTTCCAGACGAAGTCGTGGCTGCGCTACACCGGGCAGGAGCTCGACACCCTTCCGGACGGCATCGAGGACAGGGCGAAGGTGGCCGCGAACGGCACCTGGGCCACGAAGCCGGTGGCCGGGTTGTCGAAGGGCTGGCACCTGGAGATCTGGCCCGTCGCCATCGACAAGGTCGCCAACTGGAGCAACCCCAAGTACTACGTCCCGGTCTGGCTCGCGAGCTGA
- a CDS encoding EI24 domain-containing protein — MNAENGRPLSAVKQFAIGAGLLGRGLGIVLRSPKLLALGLVPALISGALYATALFFLLDYLPELSRAVTWFADDWAEWLRDLMQVLGGLALLGVSVLLGVLTFTAVTLLIGDPFYERISELVEDRFGGVPDEVEVGFWPSLRRSLADSLRLIGLSVLIGIPLFALGFLPVVGQTVIPVLGGAFGGWLLALELTGVPFQRRGQRLRHRRVVLGQHRPLALGFGVAVFCCFLIPLGAILLMPAAIAGATLLARQSLGHTVKAPVSGGVADHQLRR, encoded by the coding sequence GTGAATGCGGAAAACGGCCGGCCCCTGAGCGCGGTCAAGCAGTTCGCGATCGGGGCCGGGCTGCTCGGGCGTGGGCTCGGGATCGTCTTGCGCAGTCCGAAGCTGCTGGCGCTCGGGCTGGTGCCGGCGCTCATCTCCGGGGCGCTCTACGCCACCGCGCTGTTCTTCCTGCTCGACTATCTGCCCGAGTTGAGCCGGGCCGTCACGTGGTTCGCCGACGACTGGGCCGAGTGGCTGCGTGACCTCATGCAGGTGCTCGGGGGCCTCGCCCTGCTCGGGGTGTCGGTGCTGCTGGGCGTGCTGACCTTCACGGCGGTCACCCTGTTGATCGGCGACCCGTTCTACGAGCGCATCTCCGAGCTGGTCGAGGACCGGTTCGGCGGGGTTCCCGACGAGGTCGAGGTGGGGTTCTGGCCGTCGCTGCGGCGCAGCCTGGCCGACTCGCTGCGGCTGATCGGGTTGTCCGTCCTGATCGGAATCCCGCTGTTCGCGCTGGGTTTCCTGCCGGTGGTGGGCCAGACCGTGATCCCGGTGCTCGGCGGGGCGTTCGGCGGGTGGCTGCTGGCCCTCGAACTCACCGGTGTGCCGTTCCAGCGGCGCGGGCAGCGGTTGCGGCACCGGCGGGTCGTGCTCGGGCAGCACCGGCCGCTGGCGCTCGGGTTCGGCGTGGCCGTCTTCTGCTGTTTCCTGATCCCGCTGGGCGCGATCCTGCTGATGCCGGCCGCGATCGCGGGCGCCACGCTGCTGGCCCGGCAGTCGCTGGGGCACACCGTCAAGGCGCCCGTGTCAGGCGGAGTCGCGGACCACCAGCTCCGTCGGTAA